In one window of Posidoniimonas corsicana DNA:
- a CDS encoding PEP-CTERM sorting domain-containing protein (PEP-CTERM proteins occur, often in large numbers, in the proteomes of bacteria that also encode an exosortase, a predicted intramembrane cysteine proteinase. The presence of a PEP-CTERM domain at a protein's C-terminus predicts cleavage within the sorting domain, followed by covalent anchoring to some some component of the (usually Gram-negative) cell surface. Many PEP-CTERM proteins exhibit an unusual sequence composition that includes large numbers of potential glycosylation sites. Expression of one such protein has been shown restore the ability of a bacterium to form floc, a type of biofilm.) yields the protein MIRTHKFAAAILAAAALGQVASAGPILAGSATYKYENTFFTRLYPGTPFNPTGSPIDLPVSAEGTFTQVWDEQIGDSIQDELTSIQASGFIAGMPPVPFDLFGGIDEVPDLGPFTGSMSSIVNDPVTGKLISAFRSVSGPFRQVLGNGPVLYTVDPYNFVASIDSLPFEPGDLFIGTTDVEIYAQQGAIIDPLNDPIVGVVLAGGVITLVPEPASLALLAGALCGVGSAVVRRRR from the coding sequence ATGATTCGCACCCACAAGTTTGCCGCCGCCATCCTGGCGGCGGCCGCCCTCGGCCAGGTGGCCTCCGCGGGCCCGATCCTGGCCGGCTCCGCTACCTACAAGTACGAAAACACCTTCTTCACCCGGCTCTACCCGGGAACGCCATTCAACCCCACCGGCTCGCCGATTGACCTACCGGTCTCGGCAGAGGGCACGTTCACCCAGGTGTGGGACGAGCAAATCGGCGACTCGATCCAAGACGAGCTGACCAGCATCCAGGCGTCAGGATTCATCGCGGGAATGCCGCCCGTTCCGTTCGACCTCTTCGGCGGCATTGACGAGGTCCCCGACCTTGGCCCATTCACCGGCTCAATGAGCTCGATTGTGAACGACCCGGTCACCGGCAAGCTAATCTCCGCGTTCCGCAGCGTCAGCGGACCGTTCCGCCAGGTGCTCGGCAACGGGCCGGTGCTGTACACGGTTGACCCCTACAACTTTGTCGCCTCGATCGACTCGCTGCCGTTCGAGCCAGGTGACCTGTTCATCGGCACAACCGACGTTGAGATCTACGCCCAGCAGGGCGCCATCATCGACCCGCTGAACGACCCCATCGTTGGCGTCGTGCTGGCCGGTGGCGTAATCACACTAGTGCCGGAGCCCGCCTCGCTGGCGCTCCTGGCGGGCGCGCTGTGTGGCGTCGGCTCGGCGGTGGTGAGACGCCGCCGCTAA
- a CDS encoding glycoside hydrolase family 28 protein, protein MPLLLPSLAAQRASAQPAARIPTLNDVGAANLLTEIAPVMAPFPMRSFRKPSFPDRTIDIREEGAQPGVKATEAIHAAIVKAHAAGGGTVLIPAGDWLSGRITLKSNVNLHVAQGARLRFSGELADYRPAVFTRHEGVEVMSLGACIYALDADNIAVTGRGTLLGPEDGPVKRQMMTQDVVERFVPLDKPVAERVYEGQGGAPIFLPMFISPTRCTNVYIEGVTLEQTAFWNIVPVYCDGVVIRGVTVNSVGIPRGDGIDIESSRNVLIEYSTLNNGDDCFTLKAGRGRDGRRVNRPTENVVIRHCLAKQGHGAVTVGSETAGVIRNLYVHDCVFDDTDVGIRLKTRRPRAGGGENLIYERLRMRLSGKMFRCDMLGSVTYVGELANRLPARDANELTPFFRDVTIRDVVVEGATRIIHVTGIPESPLTNLLVENARIRGELLITAADLRGMTLRNVQIESQSPELNLLDARGVLFDRVTFDVPGGRVQANIEGPESGDIRFHDCRPARPVGWRTDAYQEP, encoded by the coding sequence TTGCCACTGCTGCTGCCGTCGTTGGCTGCGCAGAGGGCGTCCGCCCAACCGGCTGCCCGGATACCCACGCTGAACGACGTTGGCGCAGCGAACCTGCTCACCGAGATCGCACCGGTCATGGCGCCGTTCCCGATGCGATCGTTCAGGAAGCCCAGCTTCCCCGACCGGACGATCGACATCCGTGAGGAGGGCGCCCAACCGGGCGTGAAAGCCACCGAGGCGATCCATGCCGCGATCGTCAAGGCCCACGCCGCCGGCGGCGGCACGGTGCTGATCCCGGCCGGCGACTGGCTTTCGGGACGGATCACGCTGAAGAGCAACGTCAACCTGCATGTCGCCCAAGGCGCCCGGCTTCGGTTCAGCGGAGAACTCGCCGACTACCGACCCGCCGTGTTCACGCGGCACGAGGGGGTAGAGGTGATGTCGCTCGGCGCGTGCATCTACGCGCTGGACGCGGACAACATCGCCGTCACCGGCCGCGGCACGCTGCTCGGCCCCGAGGACGGCCCCGTGAAGCGGCAGATGATGACCCAGGACGTAGTCGAGCGGTTCGTTCCGCTCGACAAGCCGGTCGCCGAGCGGGTGTACGAAGGGCAGGGCGGGGCGCCGATCTTCCTGCCGATGTTCATCTCGCCGACCCGCTGCACCAACGTGTACATCGAGGGGGTCACCCTCGAGCAGACGGCGTTCTGGAACATCGTGCCCGTCTACTGCGACGGCGTTGTGATCCGGGGGGTGACGGTCAATTCGGTCGGCATCCCTCGTGGCGACGGCATCGACATCGAGTCGTCCCGCAACGTGCTGATCGAGTACTCAACGCTCAACAACGGCGACGACTGCTTCACCCTCAAGGCCGGCCGCGGGCGCGACGGGCGGCGGGTGAACCGCCCCACCGAGAACGTCGTGATCCGCCACTGCCTGGCCAAGCAGGGCCACGGCGCCGTGACCGTTGGCAGTGAGACCGCCGGCGTCATCCGCAACCTATACGTGCACGACTGCGTGTTCGACGACACCGACGTCGGCATCCGGCTCAAGACCCGCCGGCCCCGCGCCGGGGGCGGCGAGAACCTGATCTACGAGCGTCTGCGGATGCGTCTGTCGGGCAAGATGTTCCGCTGCGACATGCTGGGAAGCGTCACCTACGTGGGCGAGCTGGCCAACCGGCTGCCGGCGCGCGACGCGAATGAGCTGACGCCGTTCTTCCGCGACGTCACCATCCGCGACGTGGTCGTGGAGGGGGCGACGCGCATCATCCACGTGACGGGCATCCCCGAGTCGCCGCTCACCAACCTGCTGGTGGAGAACGCGCGTATCCGGGGCGAACTGCTGATCACCGCGGCCGACCTCCGTGGGATGACCCTTCGCAATGTGCAGATCGAGAGCCAATCCCCGGAGCTTAATCTGCTCGACGCGCGGGGCGTGCTGTTCGACCGCGTCACTTTCGACGTGCCCGGCGGGCGGGTGCAGGCCAACATCGAGGGCCCCGAGAGCGGCGACATCCGCTTCCACGACTGCAGGCCCGCCCGGCCAGTCGGCTGGAGAACCGACGCCTACCAAGAACCGTAG
- a CDS encoding D-cysteine desulfhydrase family protein has protein sequence MPNPLPRVALANLPTPLHRLPRLSEQLGVDLWIKRDDLTGLATGGNKTRKLEYLIADALEQGADCVITAGGPQSNHCRQTAAAAAQHGLGCHLVLGGEPQPPLGNLLLDHVLGATVHWTAKPNRNARMRSLADELTAAGQRPYVIPIGGSNAIGAVGYAAAFDELMGQATAAGMSFDRVLFPTSSGGTQAGLVLGAKRAAFAGRVTAISIDADPDDQEFLDEVAGIATAAAALLGTDQTIAAGDLDIEYCYLGGGYGVVGDLERNAIGVMGRTEGILLGPVYSGRGFGAMLDLVASGRIAPGERVLYWHTGDESALHAYADDVLS, from the coding sequence ATGCCGAACCCTCTGCCTCGCGTTGCCCTGGCCAATCTCCCAACGCCCCTCCACCGGCTGCCGCGGCTATCGGAGCAGCTGGGCGTCGACCTGTGGATCAAGCGTGACGACCTGACCGGCCTCGCCACCGGTGGCAACAAGACGCGCAAGCTGGAGTACCTCATCGCGGACGCACTCGAGCAGGGCGCCGACTGCGTGATCACCGCGGGCGGCCCGCAATCCAACCACTGTCGGCAGACCGCCGCGGCGGCTGCCCAGCACGGCCTAGGGTGTCATTTGGTGCTCGGCGGTGAGCCCCAGCCCCCGCTGGGAAACCTGCTGCTGGACCACGTGCTGGGGGCGACGGTGCACTGGACCGCCAAGCCCAACCGCAACGCGAGGATGCGGTCGCTCGCCGACGAGCTGACCGCCGCCGGCCAACGGCCCTACGTCATCCCGATCGGGGGCTCCAACGCGATCGGCGCGGTCGGCTACGCGGCCGCGTTCGACGAGTTGATGGGCCAAGCGACGGCCGCCGGTATGTCGTTCGACCGGGTGCTGTTCCCGACCAGCTCCGGCGGCACCCAGGCGGGGCTCGTGCTGGGCGCGAAGCGGGCCGCCTTCGCCGGTCGCGTGACGGCGATCAGCATCGACGCCGATCCAGACGACCAGGAGTTCTTGGATGAAGTCGCCGGGATCGCCACCGCCGCGGCGGCGCTGCTGGGGACCGACCAGACCATCGCGGCGGGTGATCTGGACATCGAGTACTGCTATCTCGGCGGCGGGTACGGCGTTGTAGGCGACCTGGAACGCAACGCCATTGGCGTCATGGGGCGCACCGAGGGGATCCTGCTGGGACCGGTGTACAGCGGTCGCGGGTTCGGCGCAATGCTCGACCTGGTCGCATCGGGCCGGATCGCGCCGGGCGAGCGGGTGCTGTACTGGCACACCGGCGACGAGTCGGCGCTGCACGCCTACGCGGATGACGTGCTTTCGTAG
- a CDS encoding DNRLRE domain-containing protein, with protein sequence MNWQRRSFSSLLAVACAAVIAGPAADAYAASIGASDDTWVREDNPDSNRNGNDQVNARTDLDGDDNDVILLKFPTTGLPGGVSGLSLDLFWQRSDSGTGNTLSLYGVNESDPDEASWTEGDVTYNNAPGLIPDGVDPTAELAAMNSFDDIRDLDTANLTLLVDGQDYGPQVINEKYSFSSAALDAFVNGDTNGQVSFLIFRGNESTSGNQARFWPKESGPGPVLSYVPEPSALGLVLIAGLAAVRRRS encoded by the coding sequence ATGAATTGGCAGCGACGATCCTTCTCTTCCCTCTTGGCGGTTGCATGCGCGGCGGTCATCGCCGGACCCGCAGCCGATGCCTACGCCGCTTCGATCGGCGCATCGGACGACACCTGGGTGCGTGAAGACAACCCGGACAGCAACCGCAACGGAAACGATCAGGTCAACGCCCGCACCGACCTGGACGGTGACGACAACGACGTGATCCTTCTTAAGTTCCCCACCACCGGCCTGCCGGGCGGCGTGTCGGGCCTTTCGCTCGACCTCTTCTGGCAGCGGAGCGACAGCGGCACCGGGAACACGCTGAGCCTGTATGGCGTCAACGAGTCCGACCCTGACGAGGCCAGCTGGACCGAGGGCGACGTCACCTACAACAACGCTCCGGGCCTGATCCCGGACGGCGTTGACCCGACGGCGGAGCTCGCGGCGATGAACTCGTTCGACGACATCCGTGACCTGGACACCGCCAATCTGACGCTGCTCGTTGATGGGCAGGACTACGGCCCCCAGGTGATCAACGAGAAGTACTCCTTCTCCAGTGCCGCCCTGGACGCCTTCGTCAACGGCGACACCAACGGCCAGGTTTCGTTCCTTATCTTCCGTGGCAACGAGAGCACCAGCGGCAACCAGGCCCGCTTCTGGCCCAAGGAGTCGGGGCCCGGCCCGGTGCTTAGCTACGTGCCCGAGCCGAGCGCTCTGGGGCTGGTCCTGATCGCGGGGCTGGCCGCCGTGCGGCGCCGGTCCTAG
- a CDS encoding Gfo/Idh/MocA family protein, translating to MLAAAPRNAFAQHGSDNTIRVALVGCGGRGTGAAADALYVTAAPLKLVAMADVFDHRLSTSLDALTQEFAGQPDRVDVPTERRFVGFDAYRDALDQLRPGDIAIFATPLAFRGPHFQYAIDRGLHVFMEKPLTADGPTSLRMLELAKQASEKNLKCGVGLMVRHCRGRQELHQRIADGEIGDIISMRGYRMHGPVVTCFSTRKPEGRPELMWQVERFHSFLWASGGLFSDFNIHQIDELSWMKNAWPVKAVGIGGRHYRNDYIDQNFDTYSIEYTYPDGATMFFGTRIMPGCKNDMSSVAHGSKGSAVVSASGHSPGRVKTFSGQRQNRREITWAYPQPEQNPYRLEWEDLVAAIINDTPYNEVPRGVEASVVTSMGRMAAHTGQEITFDQMLHCPVEFAPGVADFTPNGPAPVMPDGEGRYPTPMPGVLREEEYATASV from the coding sequence ATGCTGGCCGCCGCGCCGCGCAACGCGTTCGCGCAGCACGGCTCGGACAACACCATCCGCGTTGCGCTGGTCGGTTGCGGCGGGCGTGGGACCGGCGCCGCCGCCGACGCACTGTACGTGACCGCCGCGCCGCTCAAGCTGGTGGCGATGGCCGACGTGTTCGACCACCGGCTCAGCACCAGCCTCGACGCGCTCACGCAGGAGTTCGCCGGCCAACCAGACAGGGTGGACGTGCCGACCGAACGCCGCTTCGTCGGGTTCGACGCGTACCGCGACGCCCTCGACCAGCTCCGCCCCGGCGACATCGCCATCTTCGCCACGCCGCTGGCGTTCCGCGGCCCGCACTTCCAGTACGCGATCGACCGCGGGCTGCACGTCTTCATGGAGAAGCCGCTCACGGCCGACGGCCCCACCTCCCTCCGCATGCTCGAACTTGCCAAGCAAGCCAGCGAGAAGAACCTCAAGTGCGGCGTTGGCCTCATGGTGCGGCACTGCCGCGGCCGGCAGGAGCTGCACCAGCGGATCGCCGATGGCGAGATCGGCGACATCATCTCGATGCGTGGCTACCGCATGCACGGACCGGTAGTGACCTGCTTCTCGACCCGCAAGCCCGAGGGGCGGCCGGAACTGATGTGGCAGGTCGAGCGGTTCCACAGCTTCTTGTGGGCCAGCGGCGGACTGTTTAGCGACTTCAACATCCACCAGATCGACGAGCTTTCGTGGATGAAGAACGCCTGGCCGGTCAAAGCCGTGGGCATCGGTGGTCGACACTACCGCAATGACTACATCGACCAGAACTTCGACACGTATTCGATTGAGTACACCTACCCCGATGGCGCGACCATGTTCTTCGGAACGCGGATCATGCCGGGCTGCAAGAACGACATGTCCAGCGTCGCCCACGGCAGCAAGGGTTCGGCGGTCGTCAGCGCATCGGGCCACTCGCCCGGCCGTGTGAAGACCTTCAGCGGCCAGCGCCAGAACCGCCGCGAGATCACGTGGGCGTACCCGCAGCCCGAACAGAATCCGTACCGCCTGGAATGGGAGGACCTGGTCGCGGCGATCATCAATGACACCCCCTACAACGAGGTGCCGCGTGGAGTTGAGGCGAGCGTCGTGACCAGCATGGGCCGCATGGCCGCCCACACGGGCCAGGAGATCACGTTCGATCAGATGCTGCACTGCCCCGTTGAGTTTGCCCCGGGAGTGGCCGACTTCACGCCGAACGGGCCGGCGCCGGTGATGCCAGACGGCGAGGGCCGCTACCCTACGCCGATGCCTGGCGTGCTCCGGGAAGAGGAATACGCGACCGCCAGCGTGTAG
- a CDS encoding SUMF1/EgtB/PvdO family nonheme iron enzyme: MGWFLVGGAARCASAVDFVKDVKPILEQNCLSCHAGEDSDSGYDLSTKKAVFDSEYNEPMVVAGDPDASSLYTTMAADADSDELMPPADAGGPLDKKSIDTIRAWIAAGARWPASETLHPRAKPRDRSYTPDNRDLLEQIHAKIVEQSKRDASAKIAGYEEKIPRTGVVFEMKAIPGGEFSMGSPPTEVSRHDNEGPQAKVTISPFWMGAREVTWDEYEPFMVTTVERRKNGARKDYDPQRHTMVDAVSAPTAPYMEMSFGMGQSGYPAISMTQHAANKYCQWLSAQTGRFYRLPTEAEWEYACRAGSRSAYSFGDDPAKLSEYGWFYDNSGERYHKVGAKKPNAWGLYDMHGNVMEWTADQYLPDYFERVNKSAADPFMRPRTLYPRAVRGGGWDDDPENLRSAFRKGSDPIWKQQDPQLPKSIWYHTDAQWLGFRVVRPQRTPTVDEMDAFWNSASDLIK; this comes from the coding sequence GTGGGGTGGTTCCTTGTGGGCGGCGCTGCTCGCTGCGCGTCCGCGGTCGACTTCGTCAAGGACGTGAAGCCGATTCTCGAGCAGAACTGTTTGTCTTGCCACGCCGGCGAGGACTCGGACAGCGGCTACGACCTGTCAACAAAGAAGGCGGTGTTTGACAGCGAGTACAACGAGCCGATGGTCGTCGCGGGCGATCCCGACGCCAGCTCCCTCTACACCACCATGGCGGCCGACGCGGATTCCGATGAGCTGATGCCGCCCGCCGACGCCGGCGGCCCGCTCGACAAGAAATCCATCGACACGATCCGCGCATGGATCGCCGCCGGCGCCCGCTGGCCCGCGAGCGAGACGCTCCATCCGCGGGCCAAGCCCCGCGACCGGTCCTACACGCCGGACAACCGGGACCTGCTCGAGCAAATCCACGCCAAGATTGTCGAGCAGTCGAAACGCGACGCCTCGGCAAAGATCGCTGGGTACGAGGAGAAGATCCCGCGGACCGGCGTCGTGTTTGAGATGAAGGCGATCCCGGGAGGCGAGTTCTCAATGGGCAGCCCTCCGACCGAGGTGAGCCGGCACGACAACGAGGGCCCGCAGGCCAAGGTGACGATCAGCCCGTTCTGGATGGGCGCCCGCGAGGTGACCTGGGACGAGTACGAGCCCTTCATGGTCACCACGGTGGAGCGGAGGAAGAACGGCGCCCGCAAGGACTACGACCCCCAGCGGCACACCATGGTCGACGCGGTGAGCGCCCCGACCGCGCCCTACATGGAGATGAGCTTCGGCATGGGGCAGTCGGGCTACCCGGCGATCAGCATGACCCAGCACGCCGCCAACAAGTACTGCCAGTGGCTGAGCGCCCAGACCGGGCGGTTCTACCGACTCCCAACGGAGGCCGAATGGGAGTACGCGTGCCGGGCCGGTTCACGGTCGGCCTACTCGTTCGGCGACGACCCGGCCAAGCTGAGCGAGTACGGATGGTTCTACGACAACAGCGGCGAAAGGTATCACAAGGTTGGCGCCAAGAAGCCCAACGCGTGGGGCCTGTACGACATGCACGGCAACGTGATGGAGTGGACCGCCGACCAATACCTGCCCGACTACTTCGAGCGGGTAAACAAGAGCGCAGCGGACCCGTTCATGCGTCCCCGGACGCTCTACCCGCGGGCCGTTCGCGGCGGCGGGTGGGACGACGACCCAGAGAACCTGCGTTCGGCCTTCCGCAAGGGCTCAGACCCGATCTGGAAACAGCAGGACCCGCAGCTCCCTAAGAGCATCTGGTACCACACAGACGCGCAGTGGCTCGGGTTCCGCGTGGTCCGCCCGCAGCGGACCCCAACTGTCGACGAGATGGACGCGTTTTGGAACAGCGCGTCCGACCTGATAAAGTAA
- a CDS encoding phytanoyl-CoA dioxygenase family protein, whose translation MAVDQQTRFGAKGSEYVLTEDQIRDFHENGYIILDDVLTEEELAPIEAIYDVFMNGGVPDMGRDFCDMSGPYTRAFEDYQIVNAVLPRVYRPELVGNIYEQRAESISRQLLGDTATLDYDQFLAKRPKKGGAQFAWHQDLGYWPSTPQFDTLTATVSLALDDANDENGCLQVVPGSHTEPRLRPHRPMIRAGAGNEREESHTLAAQVADGDQVVSVPVKRGSVSVHNERILHGSPGNGSERWRRTYIVAYRHKDLVDYERSIGFTHSHNDKINWTTHLESLES comes from the coding sequence ATGGCCGTCGACCAACAGACACGATTTGGCGCCAAGGGCAGCGAGTACGTGCTAACCGAGGATCAAATCCGCGACTTCCACGAGAACGGCTACATCATCCTGGACGATGTGCTGACCGAGGAGGAGCTGGCGCCCATCGAGGCGATCTACGACGTTTTCATGAACGGCGGCGTGCCCGATATGGGTCGCGACTTCTGCGATATGAGCGGGCCGTACACCAGAGCGTTCGAGGACTACCAGATCGTCAACGCGGTGCTGCCCCGTGTCTACCGGCCTGAGCTGGTCGGCAACATCTACGAGCAGCGGGCCGAGTCGATCTCGCGTCAGCTGCTAGGCGACACCGCGACGCTGGACTACGACCAGTTCCTCGCCAAACGTCCGAAGAAGGGCGGCGCCCAGTTCGCGTGGCACCAGGATCTGGGCTACTGGCCCAGCACCCCGCAGTTCGACACGCTGACCGCCACCGTGTCGCTCGCCCTGGACGACGCCAACGACGAGAACGGCTGCCTTCAGGTGGTGCCCGGGTCGCACACCGAGCCGCGGCTGCGCCCCCACCGCCCGATGATCCGCGCCGGCGCGGGCAACGAGCGTGAAGAGTCGCACACGCTGGCCGCCCAGGTGGCCGACGGCGACCAGGTCGTGTCGGTGCCGGTCAAGCGGGGCAGCGTCAGCGTGCACAACGAGCGGATCCTGCACGGATCTCCCGGCAACGGATCGGAGCGTTGGCGTCGGACCTACATCGTCGCCTACCGCCACAAGGACTTGGTCGATTACGAACGGAGCATCGGGTTCACCCACTCGCACAACGACAAGATCAACTGGACCACCCACCTCGAGTCGCTAGAGTCCTAA
- a CDS encoding AraC family transcriptional regulator, translated as MAVYREVIESPPDQSFRLLQWENSLSEVQVSVGPGRWSAIEGRGERWHAHRAVELTYIHRGSGTRFIGDHIGAIGPPELVLIGADLPHYWRGLDESRGAALQFDLSNSGGLGSLREAARLANLRVNASRGLLFDESLTAEVGERMLTLSRYGPVERLASVLAILARLEEACEQAAPLCEKEYTITASAAHADKIRDAIDLLLEHHAEELTVDDVAQAVGLSRATLCRYFRRYTGRSVVAFLNEARIDQAKRALHETATPISQIALAVGFGNLSNFNRQFRRAVGRSPREYRRASAAQ; from the coding sequence ATGGCGGTTTATCGCGAGGTCATCGAATCCCCTCCCGACCAGTCGTTCCGGCTGCTGCAGTGGGAGAATTCACTGAGCGAGGTGCAGGTCTCGGTCGGCCCGGGCCGCTGGTCCGCGATCGAGGGACGCGGCGAACGTTGGCACGCGCACCGAGCGGTTGAGCTCACCTACATCCACCGCGGATCGGGCACAAGATTCATCGGCGACCACATCGGCGCGATTGGGCCGCCGGAGCTGGTGCTGATCGGCGCAGACCTGCCGCACTACTGGCGGGGGTTGGACGAGTCCCGGGGTGCGGCATTGCAGTTCGACCTCAGCAACAGCGGGGGACTCGGCTCGCTGCGTGAGGCGGCTCGCCTCGCTAACCTCCGCGTCAATGCATCCCGCGGGTTGCTGTTCGACGAATCGCTAACGGCCGAGGTGGGCGAACGGATGTTGACGCTGTCGCGCTACGGACCGGTAGAGCGACTGGCGTCGGTGCTCGCCATCCTCGCTCGGCTTGAAGAGGCCTGCGAGCAGGCCGCACCGCTGTGCGAGAAGGAGTACACCATCACCGCGTCGGCCGCCCACGCCGACAAGATCCGTGACGCCATCGACCTGCTGCTCGAGCACCACGCCGAGGAGCTTACCGTAGACGATGTCGCGCAAGCGGTCGGCCTGTCCCGTGCGACTCTCTGCCGCTACTTCCGGCGGTACACGGGACGCAGCGTCGTGGCGTTCCTGAACGAAGCCCGCATCGACCAGGCGAAGCGGGCGCTGCACGAAACGGCCACCCCCATCAGCCAGATCGCCCTGGCGGTCGGATTCGGCAACCTATCGAACTTCAACCGCCAGTTCCGACGAGCGGTGGGGCGTTCGCCCCGCGAGTACCGGCGTGCGAGCGCCGCCCAGTAG
- a CDS encoding alpha/beta hydrolase codes for MRLLTSLLLAAVWVFPAAAGDLPRPLAAPLWEHGPPNAPADATPGGDDGTGRYWDVGLPSLWLYSPEGPTPERGRVTVIACCGGGYTHLTRLVGADGAVEAFLPKGVAVAALRYRTAPPSEQVEADALADGLRAIRLLRANADKWGVDPGRIGILGWSAGGNLSLNVASHFDDGDPSAADPVERESSRPDFVALLSPWPSRPARTMASYPIGPKVPPAFIASAEDDRTAPVSFARSIADAYQSAGVDHHLWVTKTGGHGAFTIGGPGEGGKWVERFWPWLQQVGVLDAR; via the coding sequence ATGCGTTTGTTGACATCGCTGCTGCTCGCGGCCGTTTGGGTTTTCCCGGCCGCCGCCGGAGACCTTCCGCGCCCGCTGGCGGCGCCGCTCTGGGAACACGGCCCTCCCAATGCACCGGCGGACGCGACGCCGGGCGGGGACGACGGAACGGGACGCTACTGGGACGTTGGCCTGCCCAGCCTGTGGCTCTACTCACCGGAAGGTCCAACGCCCGAACGGGGACGCGTGACCGTGATCGCTTGCTGCGGCGGCGGATACACCCACCTCACCCGTCTGGTGGGGGCAGACGGTGCGGTCGAGGCGTTTCTTCCCAAGGGGGTGGCGGTTGCCGCTTTGCGCTACCGCACGGCGCCCCCGTCTGAACAGGTCGAGGCCGACGCGTTGGCGGATGGGCTCCGCGCCATCCGCTTGCTCAGGGCCAACGCCGATAAATGGGGCGTGGACCCCGGCAGGATCGGCATCCTCGGCTGGTCGGCCGGCGGGAACCTGTCCCTCAACGTGGCGTCACACTTCGACGACGGCGACCCATCGGCGGCAGACCCGGTCGAGCGGGAGAGCAGCCGGCCGGACTTCGTGGCGTTGCTCAGCCCCTGGCCGTCTCGCCCCGCACGGACGATGGCGTCCTATCCCATCGGCCCGAAGGTGCCGCCGGCGTTCATCGCGTCGGCCGAAGACGACCGCACCGCGCCCGTGTCGTTCGCCCGGTCCATCGCCGACGCGTACCAGTCCGCAGGCGTCGACCATCATCTCTGGGTCACCAAGACCGGCGGGCACGGGGCCTTCACCATCGGCGGCCCCGGCGAGGGCGGCAAGTGGGTCGAGCGCTTCTGGCCCTGGCTGCAGCAAGTGGGCGTGCTCGACGCCCGGTAG